From a single Bryobacter aggregatus MPL3 genomic region:
- a CDS encoding alpha/beta hydrolase family protein, which produces MTRREMTMASLAAAAVSANADTMTETRLDPVAYSRERYAQAPLKMKFTANNPAEVRAWQRKLRAKLTELVGGIPEKRVALRPQVLETMDFPTYTREKIIFTSREGMEVFSYLVKPKNVAGPLPVMICVPGHGRGVDDIVGIDENGKQRAVAAGYQNDFALQFVAKGIAALAIEPLAFGHRRDPINAAKSATQNSCQPAAGAALLFGETMIGWRAYDVMRSVDYIETRKDLNAKRVGCVGISGGGTCTLFATALDTRIKAAMVSGYLCTFRDCILSLAHCMDNYVPGILNWAEMSDVAGLIAPRPLFAETGELDRIFPLAGFKEGAAATKKIYDTLGAGSDFATEVHPGAHVFHGAKGVPFLAAHL; this is translated from the coding sequence ATGACAAGACGAGAAATGACAATGGCCAGTCTGGCCGCAGCGGCTGTGAGTGCAAACGCGGATACGATGACCGAGACACGCCTGGACCCAGTCGCCTATTCGCGCGAGCGCTATGCACAAGCGCCGCTGAAGATGAAGTTCACCGCCAACAATCCGGCTGAGGTGCGAGCCTGGCAACGTAAGTTGCGCGCCAAGCTGACAGAACTCGTAGGAGGCATCCCAGAGAAGCGGGTGGCGTTGCGCCCGCAAGTCCTCGAGACCATGGACTTCCCCACCTACACCCGCGAGAAGATCATCTTCACCAGCCGCGAGGGCATGGAAGTCTTCAGTTATCTGGTGAAGCCGAAAAACGTCGCCGGTCCCCTTCCTGTGATGATTTGTGTCCCCGGACATGGCCGCGGGGTCGACGATATCGTGGGCATCGACGAGAACGGGAAACAACGCGCGGTGGCCGCTGGCTATCAGAATGATTTTGCGCTGCAGTTTGTCGCCAAGGGCATTGCGGCATTGGCGATTGAACCGCTTGCCTTTGGCCATCGGCGCGATCCGATCAACGCGGCCAAGAGCGCGACCCAAAACAGTTGCCAGCCCGCCGCGGGCGCCGCACTGTTGTTTGGCGAAACGATGATCGGCTGGCGTGCTTACGACGTCATGCGTTCCGTCGACTACATCGAGACGCGTAAGGACTTGAATGCAAAGCGCGTGGGTTGCGTGGGCATTTCCGGTGGCGGCACTTGCACCTTGTTTGCCACCGCGCTCGACACACGCATCAAGGCGGCGATGGTTTCCGGCTATCTCTGTACCTTCCGCGATTGCATCCTGAGCCTGGCGCATTGCATGGACAACTACGTCCCGGGCATCCTGAACTGGGCGGAGATGAGCGATGTGGCGGGCCTGATCGCTCCCCGTCCGCTCTTTGCCGAAACGGGCGAACTCGATCGGATTTTCCCGTTAGCAGGTTTCAAAGAGGGCGCAGCGGCAACAAAGAAAATCTACGACACGCTGGGCGCAGGCAGCGATTTTGCAACCGAAGTTCATCCTGGCGCGCATGTGTTCCATGGCGCCAAAGGAGTGCCGTTCCTAGCGGCTCATCTCTAA
- the galT gene encoding galactose-1-phosphate uridylyltransferase yields MPELRRDPVTGRWVIISVERARRPSDFVRVPVAGPTNRFCPFCTGHESKTPPEILGFRPDGGEPNDPNWSLRVVPNKFPALRVEGNLDRIGDGLYDRMNGIGAHEVIIETPKHELFLSECSEKTIEEVFWAFRERIRDLKRDTRMRYIVCFKNHGELGGATLEHTHSQIIGLPIVPKRVQEEIDGSRRYFDFRERCIWCDMIRQEMESGTRMILETDHFVAASPYAPRFPFETWVMPRHHGSHFEDSTPQTIHNLAWVMRTLLRRIDKVLERPSYNFVIHTAPVQEGAMEHFHWHIEIIPRLTKIAGFEWCTGFYINPTPPEEASRFLRDAGMV; encoded by the coding sequence ATGCCAGAATTGCGACGCGATCCGGTGACCGGACGCTGGGTGATCATTTCCGTCGAACGGGCTCGCCGGCCGTCAGACTTTGTCCGCGTGCCCGTCGCCGGCCCGACCAACCGGTTCTGTCCCTTTTGTACCGGTCATGAATCGAAAACACCGCCGGAGATCCTTGGGTTTCGCCCCGATGGCGGCGAGCCGAACGATCCCAATTGGAGTTTGCGCGTCGTGCCCAACAAGTTCCCCGCCCTGCGCGTCGAAGGCAACCTCGATCGCATCGGCGACGGGCTCTATGACCGGATGAACGGCATTGGCGCGCATGAGGTGATCATCGAAACGCCGAAGCACGAGTTGTTTCTCTCTGAGTGTTCTGAGAAAACCATCGAAGAAGTATTTTGGGCCTTTCGCGAACGCATCCGCGATCTGAAGCGCGACACGCGCATGCGCTACATCGTCTGCTTCAAGAACCATGGCGAGTTGGGCGGCGCGACGCTCGAGCATACGCATTCGCAGATCATTGGCCTGCCCATCGTGCCTAAGCGGGTGCAGGAAGAAATTGATGGTTCCCGCCGCTACTTCGACTTCCGCGAGCGCTGCATCTGGTGCGACATGATTCGCCAGGAGATGGAAAGCGGCACGCGGATGATCCTAGAGACCGATCACTTTGTCGCCGCCTCGCCCTATGCCCCGCGCTTCCCCTTTGAAACCTGGGTGATGCCGCGTCATCATGGCAGCCACTTTGAAGACAGCACGCCGCAGACCATCCACAATCTCGCCTGGGTGATGCGCACGCTGCTGCGCCGCATCGACAAGGTGCTCGAGCGTCCTAGCTACAACTTTGTCATCCACACGGCGCCGGTCCAGGAAGGAGCCATGGAGCATTTCCATTGGCACATTGAGATCATCCCAAGACTGACGAAGATCGCTGGTTTTGAGTGGTGTACCGGCTTCTATATCAATCCCACACCGCCCGAAGAAGCATCGCGCTTCTTGCGCGACGCCGGCATGGTCTGA
- a CDS encoding putative Ig domain-containing protein: MWKVLLNLLFCTVASAQVYWYTTELKSFALNRPYSFNLLVSSNSGIARYHLQSGTLPPGINLDGGGLLSGTPTALGTFQFTLRATNAQGATADQPFSARVNSAPTQLSFSPLSFPAGTVGDGYRSEIAINGAEGPYLAALASGSLPPGIIMIPHGDYRLELIGTPFLRGVFPFTLRVTDSYDQVYNLPYSITISGAKLTILPDFLPPASLNVDYSVQLTGSGGVAPYRFEIANFGTNDYRVSPSGLLQTYQIKTGPVPIAIRVTDALGATIVQQYTLLVQIGKMELYRSEAPNAIAFEPYEYALEIIGGLSPFRCSSGGAAYPSGLSIGSNCKLSGTPQQAGSYRIPVVVADSSGQQETLTLNLTVQALPLTVQSDDPLFFERENDSTVFRARGGKPPYLFSVVGGALPVGLRLLTNGQVAGNPRQVEHQSFTVEVTDSLGASLVKELTIQTRIISWPFASLIYPQPVLGESYYFYMGSGRPEELVAPVTVTLVSGQLPPGLRLSDNGLLQGIPTAVGEYSFRLQLQDARGVRQEMPLNLAVAANALRVVDFYSNAQVGKPYLNYITTHGGKAPYEYTMLPAGFFPAGLSLGSDGKISGTPTGAAATYYFQLRVRDALGRSTIATPMIQVASASTATRLATEDPGPRFLIDDTNSETGHLKAARRGQAYSDTVSIRDAFRYSLAEGVPMPPGLSLSSSGGISGTPSRTGVFSFRVIGQTSASFSTPRTFTILIGNDGPLPLGSPRLSAAQRDTPTVKLLELSGGTPPYRGQWISGNIPLGLEFVTDANGALTLSGMPSKSGSFSAMARVTDRNGLTNLIPMELDVLSWAISGYPGWSANWRGSVEKGVVGQAFHMQRSPAYGTPPYVYRFEYGDPVPGLSLDRNGELKGIPLVAGDYQFYAIITDSRGNMAMTSYLVNIAATAGAMGNVTTFPSIETLYRPYYRDLGVGGGAPPYQIEILRGSLPMGLEFLSRGAISGPLLVPGNFSATVRIRDGIGQMLDREVEVKVPKPTRLNPARTFTAYNARIPLSGWRSPSEFRVSLDSLGQLPEGMRLLPDGTLVGTPLSSGEYTFVVTAVDAGGNDSMLSFILPVESSSTLTFVRKSLPGASVGAAYSQPLPVKGAIGTLRYGLRAGSLPPGLDLSTTGVLSGTPEQSGLWIVLVQAKDSNGAEVTHQVEIVIAPKGYPQVAALLSAASYEGETIAPGEVVVGFGSGLGPTSIQTFALDAKNLVPTTLGGTRVLVDGVAAPLLYTLAGQLSWIAPWNPDLVTERTIAIERDGKQSAPYRLVTQPAKPALFTVDSSGAGQAAALNENGSLNGATNAVRRGSILVLYLTGAGDVDPHGVPGAVAPGVGQLRLPVSVTIGGVPAEIVYAGHAPGLIEGVTQINAKIPAATPFGVQEIRVKVDRYESPAKVTVAVQ; the protein is encoded by the coding sequence ATGTGGAAGGTGTTACTGAATCTGCTGTTTTGCACCGTGGCGTCGGCCCAGGTGTATTGGTACACGACGGAGTTGAAGAGCTTTGCGTTGAACCGGCCATACTCGTTCAACTTGCTGGTATCTAGCAATTCCGGAATTGCCAGATACCATTTGCAGAGCGGTACACTGCCACCGGGGATCAACTTGGATGGCGGAGGTCTGCTCTCGGGAACGCCGACAGCACTCGGGACGTTCCAGTTTACGCTTCGCGCGACCAACGCACAGGGCGCCACGGCGGATCAACCATTCAGCGCTCGTGTGAACAGTGCGCCAACCCAGTTGAGCTTCTCCCCTCTCAGCTTCCCGGCAGGCACAGTTGGGGACGGCTATCGAAGCGAGATTGCGATCAATGGTGCAGAGGGCCCATACCTGGCCGCCCTTGCCAGCGGGAGCCTTCCACCAGGCATCATCATGATTCCACATGGCGATTACCGTCTGGAGCTGATAGGTACCCCGTTCTTACGTGGGGTCTTTCCCTTCACCCTCCGCGTTACGGACAGCTACGATCAGGTTTACAACCTGCCCTACTCGATCACGATCTCAGGAGCAAAACTGACGATCCTGCCGGACTTTCTGCCTCCTGCCAGCCTCAATGTCGACTACAGTGTGCAACTGACAGGCAGTGGAGGAGTCGCCCCCTACCGTTTCGAGATCGCCAACTTCGGCACCAATGACTATCGCGTGAGTCCCTCCGGGTTGCTTCAGACCTATCAGATCAAGACAGGTCCTGTTCCGATCGCCATTCGGGTCACCGACGCCCTCGGCGCAACGATTGTCCAGCAATACACGCTGTTGGTTCAGATCGGCAAGATGGAGTTGTATCGGTCCGAGGCGCCCAACGCGATTGCATTCGAGCCTTACGAGTATGCACTGGAGATCATCGGAGGCTTGTCGCCCTTTCGTTGTTCCAGTGGAGGAGCAGCTTATCCAAGCGGTCTCTCGATCGGGAGTAATTGCAAGCTGAGCGGCACGCCGCAACAAGCGGGCTCCTACCGGATCCCGGTAGTAGTCGCCGATAGTAGCGGGCAACAGGAAACTCTGACCCTGAACCTCACCGTGCAAGCTCTTCCACTCACGGTACAGTCCGACGATCCGCTTTTTTTTGAAAGAGAGAACGACTCTACGGTATTCCGCGCCCGCGGAGGCAAACCGCCCTATCTATTCAGTGTCGTAGGCGGGGCCCTTCCGGTGGGGCTCCGCCTGCTGACCAATGGGCAGGTAGCGGGGAACCCCAGACAAGTGGAGCATCAAAGCTTCACGGTTGAGGTCACCGATAGCCTGGGCGCTTCTCTGGTAAAGGAGTTGACCATCCAGACGAGGATCATTAGCTGGCCTTTTGCTTCTCTTATTTACCCCCAACCTGTTCTTGGGGAAAGTTACTACTTCTATATGGGAAGTGGGCGCCCGGAAGAATTGGTTGCACCTGTCACCGTCACACTCGTGAGCGGACAGTTGCCGCCCGGCTTGCGGCTCTCGGACAATGGCCTGCTGCAAGGCATCCCCACAGCAGTGGGCGAATACTCATTCCGCTTGCAGTTGCAGGATGCGCGGGGCGTTCGACAAGAGATGCCCCTCAATCTTGCCGTCGCCGCCAATGCACTTCGGGTAGTCGACTTCTATAGCAATGCCCAAGTCGGAAAGCCTTATCTGAACTACATCACGACACACGGCGGCAAAGCACCCTACGAGTACACGATGCTGCCGGCCGGTTTCTTTCCTGCCGGACTCAGCCTAGGCAGCGACGGTAAGATCTCCGGCACGCCGACGGGGGCAGCCGCTACTTACTACTTCCAACTGCGCGTGCGCGATGCATTGGGGCGAAGCACCATCGCAACACCGATGATTCAAGTGGCGAGTGCGAGCACAGCAACACGCCTTGCCACCGAGGACCCAGGGCCCCGATTCCTCATCGATGACACCAACTCGGAGACCGGGCATTTAAAAGCCGCCCGGCGAGGCCAAGCCTATTCGGACACCGTAAGCATTCGCGATGCGTTTCGCTACTCTCTAGCAGAGGGCGTTCCGATGCCTCCCGGCCTAAGCTTGAGTTCCTCCGGAGGGATCAGCGGCACACCCAGCCGGACGGGAGTCTTCAGCTTCCGCGTCATCGGCCAAACTTCGGCCAGTTTTTCGACTCCGAGAACCTTCACCATTCTGATCGGAAACGACGGACCACTTCCGCTCGGCTCTCCCAGGCTCAGCGCCGCACAGCGCGATACGCCCACCGTAAAGTTGCTCGAACTCTCTGGAGGAACGCCGCCTTATCGGGGGCAGTGGATCAGCGGTAACATTCCGCTGGGCCTCGAGTTTGTAACCGACGCCAATGGAGCGCTGACCTTGTCCGGAATGCCCTCTAAGAGCGGTTCCTTCTCCGCCATGGCGCGCGTCACCGACCGGAACGGATTGACGAATCTCATTCCCATGGAACTGGACGTCCTCTCCTGGGCCATCAGCGGCTATCCCGGTTGGAGTGCCAATTGGCGGGGATCTGTTGAAAAAGGCGTCGTAGGACAAGCGTTCCACATGCAGCGAAGTCCTGCCTACGGAACCCCACCTTATGTCTATCGCTTTGAATATGGAGATCCAGTCCCTGGCCTCAGTCTCGATCGGAATGGCGAGTTGAAAGGGATCCCCCTGGTTGCCGGAGACTACCAATTCTATGCCATCATCACGGACTCACGAGGCAATATGGCGATGACGAGCTATCTCGTCAACATCGCCGCCACTGCGGGCGCGATGGGAAACGTGACCACCTTCCCCTCCATCGAAACGCTCTATCGTCCCTATTATCGAGATCTCGGAGTGGGCGGGGGAGCTCCGCCTTATCAGATTGAGATCCTTCGGGGGAGCCTTCCGATGGGCCTGGAATTCCTGTCGCGGGGGGCAATCAGCGGCCCCCTACTGGTTCCCGGCAACTTCTCAGCAACGGTGCGGATCCGCGACGGCATCGGCCAGATGCTGGATCGCGAAGTGGAAGTCAAAGTACCGAAGCCGACGCGGTTGAATCCCGCCAGAACCTTCACGGCCTACAATGCACGAATTCCGCTCTCCGGTTGGCGATCGCCCTCGGAGTTTCGCGTGAGTCTGGACAGTCTCGGTCAGTTGCCCGAAGGAATGCGCTTGCTGCCCGACGGCACCCTAGTCGGCACTCCGCTCAGCAGTGGAGAATATACCTTTGTCGTAACGGCGGTCGACGCCGGAGGAAACGACAGCATGCTGAGTTTCATCCTGCCGGTGGAATCCAGTTCGACTCTGACCTTCGTCCGCAAGAGTTTGCCGGGCGCAAGCGTCGGCGCTGCTTATTCCCAGCCCCTTCCGGTCAAAGGCGCAATCGGGACGCTGCGCTACGGACTGCGCGCGGGTTCGTTGCCGCCAGGCTTGGACTTATCGACAACAGGAGTCCTCAGCGGCACGCCCGAGCAGTCCGGCCTCTGGATTGTTCTCGTTCAGGCGAAGGACAGCAATGGCGCCGAGGTCACGCATCAAGTGGAGATTGTAATTGCGCCGAAAGGCTACCCGCAGGTCGCGGCGTTGTTGAGTGCGGCCAGCTATGAGGGAGAAACGATTGCACCGGGCGAAGTGGTCGTGGGCTTTGGCAGTGGCCTGGGGCCCACCTCGATTCAGACCTTTGCGCTCGATGCGAAAAACCTCGTACCAACCACGCTAGGCGGGACCAGGGTGTTGGTGGACGGAGTCGCCGCGCCGCTGCTCTATACGCTGGCCGGGCAACTGAGCTGGATCGCGCCCTGGAATCCCGATCTGGTCACCGAGCGCACGATTGCGATTGAGCGCGATGGCAAGCAGTCTGCACCCTATCGCCTGGTGACGCAGCCGGCAAAGCCCGCGCTATTTACCGTCGATTCCTCAGGCGCGGGACAAGCCGCCGCGCTGAATGAGAATGGGAGTCTGAATGGGGCAACGAATGCGGTGAGGCGCGGCTCGATTCTGGTTCTGTATTTGACGGGTGCGGGCGACGTCGATCCGCACGGAGTGCCCGGTGCCGTGGCCCCGGGCGTCGGTCAATTGCGGCTACCGGTGAGTGTGACGATTGGCGGCGTTCCGGCGGAGATTGTCTATGCCGGACATGCACCAGGATTGATCGAAGGTGTGACGCAGATCAACGCGAAGATCCCGGCGGCAACGCCATTTGGGGTGCAGGAGATTCGCGTGAAGGTGGATCGTTACGAAAGCCCGGCGAAGGTAACGGTCGCGGTGCAGTGA
- a CDS encoding ATP-binding protein: MAASFQQESKEHQLDSTLDSVDLADQAVIEFARKIGFDEDDQNSISMAVRECMVNAVAHGNQYNSRKKVYLKLEATPDSLTVSIGDEGNGFDESEVPDPLAQENLLKQSGRGLLLMRAFMDECEHFSRSPQGTMVRMIKRLHES; the protein is encoded by the coding sequence ATGGCCGCTTCATTTCAACAGGAATCGAAAGAACACCAGCTCGATTCTACGCTCGACAGCGTGGATTTGGCCGATCAAGCCGTGATCGAATTCGCGCGCAAGATTGGTTTTGACGAAGATGACCAGAATTCGATCTCCATGGCCGTCCGTGAGTGTATGGTGAACGCCGTTGCGCACGGGAATCAGTACAATTCGCGCAAAAAGGTCTATCTCAAGCTCGAAGCCACTCCGGATAGCCTGACCGTGTCGATCGGGGATGAGGGCAATGGTTTTGACGAATCCGAAGTGCCTGATCCGCTGGCGCAGGAGAACCTGCTCAAGCAGTCCGGCCGAGGCTTGTTACTCATGCGTGCCTTTATGGACGAATGTGAGCACTTCTCTCGAAGTCCGCAGGGTACGATGGTCCGCATGATCAAGCGGCTTCATGAATCTTGA
- a CDS encoding STAS domain-containing protein → MSVTINTRQVGDVTVIDAAGRITLGEGSSAFRDTIKDLVNKGDKKILLNLGEVSYIDSSGIGELVSGYTTVSNAGGKLKLLSLTKRVQDLLQITKLYTVFEVFDDEADGLASFS, encoded by the coding sequence GTGAGCGTTACGATCAATACTCGCCAGGTTGGCGATGTCACGGTAATCGATGCGGCCGGCCGCATCACGCTGGGTGAAGGATCCAGCGCATTTCGTGACACCATCAAGGACCTGGTCAATAAGGGCGACAAAAAGATTCTGCTGAATCTGGGTGAGGTCAGCTATATCGATAGCTCCGGCATCGGTGAATTGGTGAGCGGATACACCACCGTATCCAATGCAGGTGGCAAGTTGAAGCTCCTGAGCCTGACCAAGCGCGTGCAGGATCTGCTGCAGATCACCAAACTCTACACTGTCTTTGAAGTGTTTGACGATGAGGCCGATGGTCTGGCCAGCTTTTCCTAG
- a CDS encoding FeoA family protein, which translates to MNIPARSLAQLAKGERAIIGHFELPEEMGHRLMLMGMIPGCEVEAAHVAPAGDPTVYRVDGTEIALRRETCLKILLEIENS; encoded by the coding sequence GTGAATATCCCCGCTAGATCTCTGGCTCAGCTCGCCAAGGGCGAAAGAGCGATTATCGGACATTTCGAACTTCCCGAAGAAATGGGCCATCGGCTGATGCTAATGGGCATGATTCCCGGTTGTGAGGTAGAAGCGGCTCATGTCGCACCTGCCGGAGACCCGACGGTGTACAGGGTGGACGGAACGGAAATCGCCCTGCGCCGTGAGACTTGCTTGAAAATTCTCCTCGAGATTGAGAACTCCTAA
- the feoB gene encoding ferrous iron transporter B, translating into MSDCHSGASATLPDIVNPADHRLVALIGPPNTGKSTLFNRLTGLRQKVANYPGVTVEQHIGTVRVDLIREVTVVDLPGVYSLDPRTEDEQVTHDVLKGLMPNLPKPDAVLLILDSTSLPRQLMLAAPVLSLGIPTLVLLNMSDDLSRRGGSVDPLALADQLGAPVMLISAANGTGINEVRAFLSKTIPAPTRVELPVLNNIPSCRRWSGQLAAKAGYNEPAPPEWSRRLDRIFLHRIFGPLLFLFVVLAVFQSIFTLAQPLMEMVEAAVQISGKWIEASLPETWFRALLVEGVWGGVGSVIVFLPQILILFAFIAVLEDSGYLARAAVIADRTMAKVGLQGKSFIPLLSGYACAIPAIMSTRTIENKRDRIATILITPLMTCSARLPVYTMLIAAFIPNQPLLGGIFSVRAAVMLGLYVLAFAAAAGTARLLKSTIFKSEATPFVLELPPYRVPKLLGVLYRLLDRAKIFLKRASTTILLTSIILWTLAHLPQQAGTNPPIEESYAGQLGKVIEPVIQPLGFNWRIGVGLISSLAAREVIIGTLGTIYGIQGEENSEGLQAALKRDLDLPAAVALLIFFAFALQCMSTLAVVRKETGTWLWPIYQFVYMGFLAYVFAWLAHTLLTRI; encoded by the coding sequence ATGAGTGATTGTCACAGCGGAGCCTCGGCAACTCTCCCTGATATTGTAAACCCTGCAGATCACCGGCTTGTCGCTTTGATTGGGCCGCCCAATACGGGCAAGTCGACTCTCTTCAATCGTTTGACGGGATTGCGCCAGAAGGTGGCGAATTACCCGGGCGTCACTGTCGAGCAGCATATTGGCACCGTTCGCGTCGATCTCATCCGCGAGGTTACGGTGGTGGATCTTCCTGGCGTGTACTCCCTCGACCCTCGTACCGAGGATGAGCAAGTGACGCACGATGTTCTCAAAGGACTGATGCCGAATCTGCCCAAACCGGATGCGGTTCTGCTGATCCTCGATTCCACAAGTCTTCCCCGGCAACTCATGCTGGCCGCTCCCGTGCTGAGTTTGGGGATTCCGACTCTCGTCCTGCTGAATATGTCCGACGACCTCAGCCGCCGGGGCGGCTCTGTCGATCCTCTCGCGCTTGCCGATCAGCTGGGTGCTCCGGTGATGCTGATCAGTGCGGCCAATGGCACTGGAATCAACGAAGTCCGCGCCTTTCTGTCGAAGACGATTCCTGCTCCGACACGGGTGGAGCTGCCGGTTTTGAATAATATTCCGAGTTGCCGCCGGTGGAGCGGGCAACTGGCTGCAAAAGCTGGCTACAACGAACCCGCCCCGCCCGAATGGTCGCGCCGGCTGGATCGTATTTTCCTCCACCGCATTTTTGGTCCGCTGCTCTTTTTGTTTGTCGTTCTGGCCGTATTCCAAAGCATCTTTACCCTGGCGCAGCCTCTGATGGAGATGGTGGAGGCGGCCGTCCAGATCAGTGGCAAGTGGATCGAGGCGAGTCTTCCCGAGACCTGGTTCCGCGCTTTGCTTGTTGAGGGCGTCTGGGGCGGGGTGGGCAGCGTCATTGTCTTTCTGCCGCAGATTCTCATCCTTTTCGCATTCATCGCAGTGCTGGAGGATTCCGGTTATCTAGCCCGCGCGGCTGTGATTGCCGATCGAACCATGGCGAAGGTGGGATTGCAGGGGAAGAGTTTCATTCCGCTGCTCAGTGGCTATGCCTGTGCCATTCCGGCGATCATGTCCACGCGCACGATCGAGAACAAACGTGACCGGATCGCCACGATTCTCATTACGCCGCTGATGACCTGTTCTGCCCGCTTGCCGGTGTACACGATGCTGATCGCGGCATTCATTCCGAATCAGCCGCTTCTCGGTGGCATTTTTAGTGTCCGGGCCGCGGTGATGCTCGGTCTCTATGTTCTGGCCTTTGCTGCAGCTGCCGGGACCGCGCGCTTGCTGAAGAGCACGATCTTCAAATCAGAAGCGACACCTTTCGTGCTCGAACTGCCTCCCTATCGCGTTCCCAAGCTCCTGGGCGTCCTGTACCGGCTACTCGATCGCGCGAAGATCTTCCTCAAGCGCGCCTCCACCACCATTCTTCTCACCAGCATCATCCTTTGGACTCTTGCGCATCTCCCGCAGCAAGCAGGGACCAATCCGCCGATTGAAGAAAGCTATGCGGGTCAACTGGGCAAGGTGATTGAGCCTGTCATCCAGCCGCTTGGCTTCAATTGGCGCATCGGCGTCGGCCTCATCAGTTCTCTGGCTGCTCGCGAAGTGATCATTGGAACGCTAGGAACGATCTATGGCATTCAGGGAGAAGAAAATTCCGAAGGCTTGCAGGCTGCCCTCAAACGCGATCTCGATCTACCCGCTGCTGTGGCGCTCCTCATCTTTTTCGCATTTGCCTTGCAGTGCATGTCCACGCTAGCCGTCGTGCGGAAGGAGACGGGCACCTGGCTGTGGCCCATCTATCAGTTCGTTTATATGGGCTTTTTAGCCTATGTTTTCGCTTGGCTGGCCCATACTCTTCTCACCCGCATTTGA
- a CDS encoding PEP-CTERM sorting domain-containing protein, with translation MKRLLLLSTFLTSGVFATPMVYNNNYWYSSSDPNLYGLKENFQIQNISLDAVQSGGNFTGKFVATLNFNFGSNTLGPYTLSGLQISAADLFLVQGGAIAYGIPLITHGGTKFNGTSTGNAAVDAGDIYKIGNGISILTSTNLSSGYGAGNYGAGRSVWLKNDTGSVSSWIAGTSTPTFNGNCTSSACSTAEFSVKIEISHSATGEWLSFLQGIASGAVTPYFTDSTCGNDLLTGVPEPSTYVLMSGGLLLMGLRLRRKK, from the coding sequence ATGAAGCGCCTGCTCCTGCTCTCCACCTTCCTCACCTCGGGGGTTTTTGCAACCCCAATGGTTTACAACAACAATTATTGGTATTCGAGTTCTGACCCGAATCTCTACGGGCTGAAGGAGAATTTCCAGATCCAGAACATCTCGCTCGATGCTGTACAGAGCGGCGGCAACTTTACTGGTAAGTTTGTCGCGACGCTCAACTTCAATTTTGGGTCCAACACCCTGGGCCCCTACACACTGTCCGGACTTCAGATTTCAGCTGCCGATCTCTTCCTGGTCCAAGGGGGCGCAATTGCCTATGGCATCCCTCTCATCACGCACGGGGGCACCAAGTTCAATGGCACCTCTACCGGCAATGCGGCGGTCGATGCTGGCGATATCTACAAGATCGGCAATGGCATCTCGATTCTGACCTCCACCAACCTCAGCAGTGGCTATGGCGCCGGGAACTATGGCGCGGGCAGAAGTGTCTGGCTGAAGAATGATACGGGTTCCGTGTCGAGCTGGATTGCTGGCACCAGCACCCCCACCTTCAATGGCAACTGTACTTCTAGTGCTTGCAGCACTGCGGAGTTCAGCGTCAAGATCGAGATTTCTCATTCGGCAACCGGCGAATGGCTGAGCTTCCTCCAGGGCATTGCCAGCGGCGCCGTGACTCCGTACTTTACGGACTCCACCTGCGGCAATGACCTGCTCACTGGCGTGCCGGAACCGTCAACTTATGTATTGATGTCCGGTGGCTTGCTGCTGATGGGGCTTCGCCTTCGTCGTAAGAAGTAG